From Ruminococcus sp. HUN007, a single genomic window includes:
- the trmD gene encoding tRNA (guanosine(37)-N1)-methyltransferase TrmD, with translation MKIEIATLFPEMCESVLAESIIGRARKKGAVDIACRNIRDYTKDKHRRVDDTPYGGGMGMVMQADPIFNCYEAVCQEMGGKPHTIYMSPKGNVFTQKRAIELAALENILIICGHYEGVDQRVLDEIVDEEISIGDYVLTGGELPALVVADAVSRMCEGVLSDELCYQDESHFNGLLEYPQYTRPEEWHGVKVPEVLLSGHHKNIDDYRLKMSIEITKNRRPDMYENYIKSHEITDKT, from the coding sequence ATGAAAATTGAGATAGCTACACTGTTTCCGGAAATGTGTGAGTCAGTTCTTGCTGAAAGTATAATCGGACGTGCCAGAAAAAAAGGTGCGGTGGATATTGCGTGCCGCAACATACGTGACTACACGAAGGATAAGCACCGAAGAGTAGACGATACGCCTTACGGCGGCGGAATGGGCATGGTGATGCAGGCAGATCCTATTTTCAACTGCTATGAGGCAGTGTGTCAGGAAATGGGCGGAAAACCGCATACCATATACATGTCACCGAAGGGAAACGTTTTTACTCAGAAAAGAGCGATAGAGCTTGCAGCTCTTGAGAATATTCTGATAATCTGCGGCCATTACGAAGGTGTTGACCAGCGTGTCCTTGATGAAATAGTTGACGAGGAGATATCCATAGGCGATTATGTCCTCACTGGCGGTGAACTGCCTGCGCTGGTCGTTGCAGATGCTGTATCAAGAATGTGCGAAGGTGTCCTGTCGGATGAGCTGTGCTATCAGGATGAAAGCCATTTTAACGGCCTTCTGGAATACCCTCAGTATACGAGACCGGAGGAGTGGCACGGTGTGAAAGTTCCGGAAGTGCTTTTGTCGGGACATCACAAAAATATCGATGATTACAGACTGAAAATGAGCATCGAAATCACCAAAAACCGCAGACCGGATATGTATGAAAATTACATTAAAAGCCATGAAATAACAGATAAGACGTGA
- the rimM gene encoding ribosome maturation factor RimM (Essential for efficient processing of 16S rRNA) has protein sequence MSDNFLEAGKIVNVHGLRGDVKIMPWCDSADFLCEFDYLYLDREGKKELEVENARVFKNMVIAKFAGINTVEEAEKLREKVLYLSRDDVELDEDTYFIKDLIGIEVSDADTGKVYGTIKDVFQTGANDVYAIRDGEKEYLVPAIADVVITTDIENKKMTIRPLEGLFDNEN, from the coding sequence ATGTCAGACAATTTTCTTGAAGCTGGAAAAATAGTTAATGTTCACGGCCTGAGAGGCGATGTGAAAATAATGCCGTGGTGCGACAGTGCCGATTTTCTCTGTGAATTCGATTATCTTTATCTTGACCGCGAGGGCAAAAAGGAACTTGAGGTCGAAAACGCCAGAGTATTCAAAAACATGGTGATTGCAAAGTTTGCCGGTATAAATACTGTGGAGGAAGCTGAAAAGCTCAGGGAAAAAGTCCTTTATCTTTCACGTGATGACGTTGAACTGGATGAAGACACTTATTTTATAAAGGACCTTATCGGAATTGAGGTCTCGGATGCTGATACAGGCAAGGTTTACGGCACTATAAAAGACGTTTTTCAGACCGGAGCAAATGACGTGTATGCCATCAGGGACGGGGAAAAGGAATATCTCGTTCCTGCAATCGCAGATGTGGTTATTACCACTGATATTGAAAATAAGAAAATGACTATAAGACCGTTAGAGGGGCTTTTTGATAATGAAAATTGA
- a CDS encoding KH domain-containing protein, with protein sequence MKELLLAIVEGLVENKQEITISEDAPNEEGVIVYHLHVAQDDMGRVIGKQGRIAKAIRTVLRAGAARNNSKVLLEIE encoded by the coding sequence ATGAAAGAACTGCTTTTAGCAATAGTTGAAGGCCTTGTTGAAAACAAGCAGGAAATAACTATATCAGAAGACGCACCTAATGAAGAGGGTGTTATTGTTTATCATCTTCACGTAGCTCAGGACGACATGGGTCGTGTTATCGGAAAGCAGGGCAGAATAGCAAAGGCTATCAGAACTGTATTACGCGCAGGTGCAGCAAGAAACAATTCAAAGGTTCTTCTTGAAATTGAATAA